A window from Theobroma cacao cultivar B97-61/B2 chromosome 3, Criollo_cocoa_genome_V2, whole genome shotgun sequence encodes these proteins:
- the LOC18606890 gene encoding uncharacterized protein LOC18606890 isoform X2, translated as MDFWFKGINEDTSECSFNERDIQRCPFLRNINKPTNFSFSSLNFPIPGARGPIFEDAPNFDMAFRLFHGKDGIVPLSGRSDGRCNSLKQEPTPQFNPLAAKVATISLSAFGGGGPFSFGPFLDKWKNQKKKSDSSNKQETSSQNGDSSNHDALGDEWLQTGNCPIAKSYRAVSCVLPLVATALQPPPGMKLRCPRAVVAARATLARTALVKNLRPQPLPAKVFVIALLGMAANVPLGVWKEHTEKFSLSWFAAVHAAVPFIAMFRKSVLIPKTAMALTITASILGQVIGSRAERHRLKAVAEREKMAAQTAIDVAVAGYNDLSQVDYHCGREVPVKAGRPSSSSNNVCY; from the exons ATGGACTTCTGGTTTAAGGGAATTAATGAGGACACGTCTGAGTGTTCCTTTAATGAGAGGGACATTCAGAGATGTCCATTTCTTAGGAACATCAACAAGCCCACAAACTTCTCATTCTCTTCACTGAATTTTCCCATTCCT GGAGCAAGAGGTCCAATATTTGAAGATGCTCCAAATTTTGATATGGCGTTTAGGCTCTTTCATGGGAAGGATGGCATTGTACCACTCTCGGGGAGGTCTGATGGTCGCTGTAATAGTCTGAAACAGGAGCCAACCCCGCAATTTAACCCCTTAGCAGCAAAAGTTGCAACAATCAGTCTGTCAGCATTTGGTGGTGGAGGACCATTCAGCTTTGGTCCCTTCTTGGATAAATGGAAGAACCAGAAAAAGAAATCTGACTCATCCAACAAGCAAGAAACCTCTTCTCAG AATGGGGATTCATCAAACCATGATGCATTGGGAGACGAGTGGTTACAAACTGGGAATTGCCCAATTGCGAAATCCTACAGAGCAGTGAGTTGTGTCCTACCACTTGTGGCAACTGCTCTTCAACCCCCACCTGGCATGAAGCTCAGATGCCCCCGTGCTGTTGTTGCTGCAAGGGCTACCCTAGCACGCACCGCCCTTGTTAAAAATTTACGCCCTCAGCCACTGCCTGCAAAGGTGTTTGTTATTGCTCTCTTAGGCATGGCGGCTAATGTGCCTTTGGGTGTTTGGAAGGAGCACACTGAGAAGTTTTCACTATCATGGTTTGCAGCTGTGCATGCAGCCGTGCCCTTCATAGCCATGTTTAGGAAGTCAGTCTTAATACCCAAAACAGCTATGGCTTTGACCATCACGGCTTCAATCCTGGGGCAGGTTATTGGCTCAAGAGCTGAAAGGCACCGACTGAAAGCAGTGGCTGAAAGGGAGAAGATGGCTGCTCAGACAGCAATTGATGTTGCTGTGGCTGGGTATAATGATTTAAGCCAGGTCGATTACCATTGTGGTAGAGAAGTTCCAGTCAAGGCCGGCAGACCATCATCTTCATCAAACAATGTTTGTTATTGA
- the LOC18606890 gene encoding uncharacterized protein LOC18606890 isoform X1, producing MDFWFKGINEDTSECSFNERDIQRCPFLRNINKPTNFSFSSLNFPIPVQGARGPIFEDAPNFDMAFRLFHGKDGIVPLSGRSDGRCNSLKQEPTPQFNPLAAKVATISLSAFGGGGPFSFGPFLDKWKNQKKKSDSSNKQETSSQNGDSSNHDALGDEWLQTGNCPIAKSYRAVSCVLPLVATALQPPPGMKLRCPRAVVAARATLARTALVKNLRPQPLPAKVFVIALLGMAANVPLGVWKEHTEKFSLSWFAAVHAAVPFIAMFRKSVLIPKTAMALTITASILGQVIGSRAERHRLKAVAEREKMAAQTAIDVAVAGYNDLSQVDYHCGREVPVKAGRPSSSSNNVCY from the exons ATGGACTTCTGGTTTAAGGGAATTAATGAGGACACGTCTGAGTGTTCCTTTAATGAGAGGGACATTCAGAGATGTCCATTTCTTAGGAACATCAACAAGCCCACAAACTTCTCATTCTCTTCACTGAATTTTCCCATTCCT GTACAGGGAGCAAGAGGTCCAATATTTGAAGATGCTCCAAATTTTGATATGGCGTTTAGGCTCTTTCATGGGAAGGATGGCATTGTACCACTCTCGGGGAGGTCTGATGGTCGCTGTAATAGTCTGAAACAGGAGCCAACCCCGCAATTTAACCCCTTAGCAGCAAAAGTTGCAACAATCAGTCTGTCAGCATTTGGTGGTGGAGGACCATTCAGCTTTGGTCCCTTCTTGGATAAATGGAAGAACCAGAAAAAGAAATCTGACTCATCCAACAAGCAAGAAACCTCTTCTCAG AATGGGGATTCATCAAACCATGATGCATTGGGAGACGAGTGGTTACAAACTGGGAATTGCCCAATTGCGAAATCCTACAGAGCAGTGAGTTGTGTCCTACCACTTGTGGCAACTGCTCTTCAACCCCCACCTGGCATGAAGCTCAGATGCCCCCGTGCTGTTGTTGCTGCAAGGGCTACCCTAGCACGCACCGCCCTTGTTAAAAATTTACGCCCTCAGCCACTGCCTGCAAAGGTGTTTGTTATTGCTCTCTTAGGCATGGCGGCTAATGTGCCTTTGGGTGTTTGGAAGGAGCACACTGAGAAGTTTTCACTATCATGGTTTGCAGCTGTGCATGCAGCCGTGCCCTTCATAGCCATGTTTAGGAAGTCAGTCTTAATACCCAAAACAGCTATGGCTTTGACCATCACGGCTTCAATCCTGGGGCAGGTTATTGGCTCAAGAGCTGAAAGGCACCGACTGAAAGCAGTGGCTGAAAGGGAGAAGATGGCTGCTCAGACAGCAATTGATGTTGCTGTGGCTGGGTATAATGATTTAAGCCAGGTCGATTACCATTGTGGTAGAGAAGTTCCAGTCAAGGCCGGCAGACCATCATCTTCATCAAACAATGTTTGTTATTGA
- the LOC18606891 gene encoding replication protein A 70 kDa DNA-binding subunit E has product MGVNLTGGAVGRIINREVASEKDLKPVLQVIELKEVQTTSKNQPQQQQEPKKSERFRLLLSDGSLAQQGMLATNKNELVKSSKLQVGSIVQLTQYICNVIQDRMIVIIIELEVIIEKYDIIGKPVPAPKSSRPTEVPTDQPGTVMVQTNTFGGSSVGGSKADKLNSAGTPLQQPRMNPLHGSSFPNQAEPVRYPAANSPPVCPKAEPSAGFPGSSPLSGPYGAQNQAEPVRYPAANSPPVYPKAEPSAGFPGSSPLSGPYGAQSTGFHNPRPAASRPLSTSNRQPIPAYQQPSPMYSNRGPVAKNDAPPRIIPISALNPYQGRWTIKARVTAKGELRRYSNARGEGKVFSFDLLDSDGGEIRVTCFNTAVDQFFNQIEAGRVYMISRGTLKPAQKAFNHLNNDYEICLDSTSIIQPCYEDDNKIPRQQFHFRAISDVEGMENNNIVDIIGVVSFISPAASIMRKNGTETQKRTLHLKDMSGRSVELTLWGNFCNAEGQKLQFLCDSGEFPVLAVKAGRVSDFNGKAVGTISTSQLFINPDFPEAHRLKEWFVDEGRNTPSVSISRETSSVGRTDNRKTISQIKDERLGTSEKPDWITVVATIAYIKLDNFCYTACPIMNGDRPCNKKVTNNGDGKWWCEKCDRSVDECDYRYIIQFQIQDHTGVTWVTAFQESGEDLMGVSAKDLYYLRYENQNDEKFMEITRQVMFNKYMFKLKVKEETFSDEQRVKSTVVKVEKVNFSSESRYLLDLIDKIKANDSSCFASKAEITTPNHGMDYTGIGNDISRHLAPTAGREYGLPAYQGGQYGNQYSGFRLRETAASMDVFCNSCGVTGHSSTNCPTFMNGPAQSMGRDCTGRISSEASVGRTSDECYKCHQSGHWAKDCPRSGPSYGSTDFSSGRYGGVSRQQVGGF; this is encoded by the exons ATGGGGGTGAATCTAACGGGAGGGGCGGTGGGTCGGATTATAAACAGAGAGGTGGCGAGCGAGAAGGATTTGAAACCTGTGCTTCAAGTGATAGAACTGAAGGAGGTTCAAACGACGTCGAAGAATCAGCCACAGCAGCAGCAAGAACCCAAAAAGAGCGAGAGGTTCAGGCTATTGCTATCGGATGGGTCCTTGGCGCAGCAAGGGATGCTCGCGACCAATAAGAACGAACTTGTCAAATCCTCAAAGTTGCAAGTTGGCTCCATTGTTCAGTTGACTCAGTACATTTGCAACGTCATCCAAGATCGCAT gattgttattattattgagTTGGAGgtgataattgaaaaatatgatatcATTGGGAAGCCTGTTCCAGCACCAAAATCTTCTAGGCCCACAGAAGTCCCTACTGATCAACCTGGGACAGTAATGGTACAGACCAACActtttggaggaagctcagTTGGTGGTAGTAAGGCTGATAAGCTGAACTCAGCAGGGACCCCTCTACAGCAGCCTAGAATGAATCCATTGCATGGTAGTTCTTTTCCGAATCAAGCTGAGCCAGTAAGATATCCGGCTGCTAATTCACCACCTGTTTGTCCTAAAGCAGAGCCTTCTGCTGGTTTTCCTGGATCTTCACCTTTAAGTGGGCCGTATGGTGCTCAGAATCAAGCTGAGCCAGTAAGATATCCGGCTGCTAATTCACCACCTGTTTATCCTAAAGCAGAGCCTTCTGCTGGTTTTCCTGGATCTTCACCTTTAAGTGGACCGTATGGTGCTCAGAGTACAGGTTTTCATAACCCTAGGCCAGCAGCTTCACGTCCTCTAAGCACCTCTAACCGCCAACCCATACCTGCCTATCAACAGCCATCCCCAATGTACTCTAACAGAGGGCCAGTAGCCAAGAATGACGCACCACCCAGGATAATCCCAATTTCTGCTCTAAATCCCTATCAGGGAAGGTGGACCATAAAAGCCAGAGTAACAGCAAAGGGAGAACTTAGGCGCTATAGCAATGCTCGTGGTGAAGGTAAAGTTTTCTCGTTTGATCTCCTTGATTCTGATGGTGGGGAAATACGGGTGACCTGCTTTAATACTGCGGTTGACCAATTCTTTAACCAGATTGAAGCTGGTAGGGTTTATATGATTTCTAGGGGAACGCTAAAACCTGCACAGAAGGCATTTAATCACCTCAATAATGATTATGAAATTTGTCTTGATAGCACATCAATAATACAGCCATGTTATGAGGATGACAACAAAATTCCACGGCAGCAGTTTCATTTTCGGGCCATAAGTGATGTTGAAGGCATGGAGAACAATaatattgtggatataattggtGTGGTCTCATTTATTAGTCCTGCTGCTTcaataatgagaaaaaatgGTACAGAAACTCAGAAGAGAACCCTTCATTTGAAGGACATGTCTGGCCGAAGTGTTGAATTAACTTTGTGGGGAAATTTTTGCAATGCTGAAGGACAAAAGCTCCAATTTTTGTGTGATTCTGGGGAGTTTCCAGTTCTGGCTGTGAAAGCTGGTAGGGTGAGTGATTTTAATGGGAAGGCAGTGGGTACTATCTCTACAAGCCAGTTATTTATAAATCCTGATTTTCCGGAGGCTCACAGGCTCAAGGAATGGTTTGTCGATGAGGGAAGGAACACTCCCTCTGTCTCTATTTCTAGGGAAACATCAAGTGTAGGTAGGACAGATAATCGGAAAACTATATCACAAATCAAAGACGAGAGGCTAGGAACTTCTGAGAAGCCAGATTGGATTACAGTTGTAGCAACTATCGCATACATTAAGTTGGACAATTTCTGCTATACAGCTTGTCCTATTATGAATGGGGATCGTCCATGCAACAAAAAGGTTACAAATAATGGAGATGGGAAGTGGTGGTGTGAAAAATGTGATAGGTCCGTAGATGAATGTGACTACAGGTATATAATCCAGTTCCAGATACAAGATCATACAGGCGTTACATGGGTGACTGCTTTTCAGGAGTCTGGTGAGGATCTCATGGGGGTGTCTGCGAAAGATTTGTACTATTTGAGGTATGAAAAccaaaatgatgaaaaatttatGGAAATCACGCGTCAGGTTATGTTTAACAAGTATatgttcaagttgaaagtaaAGGAGGAAACTTTTAGTGATGAACAGCGTGTGAAGTCGACAGTGGTGAAAgtagaaaaagtaaatttttcaTCAGAATCGAGGTACCTTTTGGATTTGATTGATAAGATTAAAGCAAATGATTCTAGTTGTTTTGCATCAAAGGCAGAGATTACCACCCCTAATCACGGAATGGATTATACTGGAATAGGGAATGATATAAGCAGACATCTCGCACCAACTGCTGGTAGAGAATATGGGTTACCTGCATACCAAGGTGGTCAATATGGAAACCAGTACAGTGGTTTTAGGCTTAGAGAAACTGCTGCAAGCATGGATGTGTTCTGTAACAGTTGCGGAGTTACTGGTCATAGCTCTACAAATTGCCCTACCTTCATGAATGGTCCAGCACAGTCTATGGGGAGGGACTGTACTGGTAGGATATCTTCTGAGGCAAGTGTTGGCCGTACCTCAGATGAGTGCTATAAGTGCCATCAAAGTGGGCATTGGGCCAAAGATTGTCCGAGGTCAGGTCCATCTTATGGAAGCACTGATTTTTCGTCTGGGAGATACGGAGGTGTTTCGAGGCAACAGGTTGGTGGGTTTTGA
- the LOC18606892 gene encoding uncharacterized protein LOC18606892 — MDSQEIPDNGNKGFLFMFFRIAFALLFPIFAFFFLSFLVGFVAVFIGELSIPNSITVPTQCKIVSSSVDIRSSKICELGLLNYKAKHVLYHFERSKFRCRYDYYWTSVFEVEYRDHSLGQIRLAFTEAPNEALPLSCRPNFGAAWLTKDKFKVNETYDCWYTSGISKVKLYNDGFFSCQAKDPSTIEMIKRYLMISTKIVYSWLSSKGRGIYWRWETIAGVVTGFSTSIITISFIRILQQMKSWLPQALNTVHIKRVCFLLVYVSVMGWLVSQYWRRLNIPVINVYNH, encoded by the exons ATGGATTCTCAAGAGATCCCCGATAATGGTAACAAGGGTTTTCTCTTCATGTTCTTTCGAATCGCTTTTGCCCTTCTCTTCCCCATCTTcgctttctttttcctatcaTTTCTAGTCGGGTTCGTTGCGGTCTTTATCGGGGAACTATCGATTCCGAATTCGATTACCGTTCCCACACAGTGCAAGATAGTCTCTAGCA GTGTGGATATTAGGTCATCGAAGATTTGTGAGCTTGGATTATTGAATTATAAAGCGAAGCATGTGCTTTATCATTTCGAGAGAAGCAAATTTAGATGCCGATATGATTACTATTGGACCTCTGTGTTCGAG GTGGAGTACAGAGACCATTCTTTGGGTCAGATACGACTTGCCTTCACAGAGGCACCGAATGAGGCACTTCCTCTTAGTTGCAGGCCTAACTTCGGTGCTGCTTGGTTGACGAAAGATAAATTCAAG GTTAATGAAACCTATGACTGCTGGTACACTTCAGGTATTTCCAAAGTAAAGTTGTATAATGATGGCTTTTTCAGTTGCCAAGCAAAAGATCCATCCACAATCGAGATGATCAAACGTTATTTAATGAT ATCCACCAAGATTGTATACTCGTGGCTTTCAAGCAAGGGGAGAGGTATTTATTGGAGGTGGGAAACAATAGCTGGTGTTGTTActggtttttcaacttctATAATCACTATTAGCTTCATTAGAATTCTACAACAGATGAAGTCCTGGTTGCCTCAAGCCCTTAATACAGTCCATATCAAGCGTGTTTGTTTTCTACTAGTGTACGTTTCTGTTATGGGTTGGTTGGTATCCCAATATTGGAGGAGGCTCAATATCCCAGTGATTAACGTTTACAACCACTAG
- the LOC18606893 gene encoding uncharacterized protein LOC18606893, producing the protein MVNGGNEGNLAGDSFLKPGTIKQSFDSCQLLPSHRSSGEKSAMETEGRQFSDFYRNSSEELFLKSLMESSIGMPVPTMEMLGFKNLSQNFRADSEELFRSWLTNGEASNSNQGPYNLKLFYFVISSSKTFILNQGHNSSSIAHRTRQASRRLSTEMASLSCQQPGTSLQKKRSSDDLLLQNNSIGEETSGDVNQNSMRTAVEKGLQASNLYLAKAWFHSSQPMTRSRSSELRRRYAAMQNAQTSLGMEDALNSYGNGVNKMKVELSDPNGFNDIPMCEIPNQLGTFMSPSNSSSSTFNAPQTGNVDKVSSVVSMLKGTLERKKLSNQIEKEAGEDSSIMPNSTFNQGQGNLFHEIPGAFAEVSLGQVTNTGVVQVVQGPMDLDLEGFVNPTNTIQMSTVSREASQSESSAAAPVVSSGFDACDGPSNSSQTLSICESSKKQVGNGRSSENGCKSKADFRERIIDNLKDDRKRGGLVRYGSVTSAGSVDRADPTKKRRVERSRKMAEAKERNSTPAIPSDMQSVLKRCETLEKEVRSLKLNLSFMNRKDSEQTKQIEELQKQNEELTDEKERLLEEIERIIADSGNM; encoded by the exons ATGGTCAATGGTGGAAACGAGGGAAACTTGGCAGGTGATTCTTTCTTAAAGCCAGGAACCATCAAGCAGAGTTTTGATTCATGCCAATTGCTGCCGAGTCATAGAAGTTCGGGAGAGAAGAGTGCCATGGAGACTGAGGGGAGACAGTTTTCAGATTTTTACAGAAACTCGAGCGAGGAGCTGTTTCTCAAGTCATTGATGGAGAGTTCAATCGGGATGCCAGTTCCAACCATGGAGATGCTGGGGTTTAAGAATCTTTCTCAGAATTTTCGTGCAGATAGTGAGGAGCTTTTCAGAAGCTGGCTCACCAATGGAGAGGCAAGCAATTCTAACCAGGGGCCCTATAATTTAAAACTCTTTTACTTTGTGATTTCTAGTTCAAAAACTTTTATTCTG AATCAGGGTCACAATTCTTCGAGCATAGCACATCGTACTCGACAAGCATCACGAAG ATTATCTACCGAGATGGCCAGTTTGTCTTGTCAGCAACCTGGAACTTCgcttcaaaagaaaaggagcaGCGATGACTTGCTTTTGCAGAATAATTCCATTGGGGAAGAAACCTCAGGGGACGTCAATCAAAATTCAATGAG GACTGCTGTAGAAAAGGGATTGCAGGCTAGTAATTTGTATCTAGCCAAG GCATGGTTTCATAGTTCACAGCCCATGACAAGAAGTAGATCTTCTGAACTAAG GAGGAGGTATGCTGCTATGCAAAATGCTCAAACATCACTTGGCATGGAGGATGCACTCAATTCTTACGGAAATGGTGTCAATAAAATGAAAGTAGAATTATCAGATCCAAATGGTTTCAATGACATACCCATGTGTGAGATTCCCAATCAACTGGGAACATTCATGTCCCCATCAAATTCGTCCTCCTCCACTTTTAATGCACCCCAAACAGGAAATGTAGACAAAGTATCTTCTGTTGTCAGCATGCTAAAGGGTACACTAGAACGCAAAAAGCTTAGCAACCAGATTGAGAAAGAAGCTGGTGAAGATAGTTCCATTATGCCTAATAGCACCTTCAACCAGGGACAAGGAAATCTTTTTCATGAAATTCCAGGTGCCTTTGCAGAAGTATCCCTTGGCCAAGTAACAAATACCGGGGTTGTGCAAGTTGTTCAAGGGCCTATGGATCTTGACCTGGAAGGTTTTGTAAATCCCACAAACACAATTCAGATGAGCACAGTTTCTCGAGAAGCCTCTCAAAGTGAATCCTCAGCTGCTGCTCCGGTGGTTTCATCTGGTTTTGATGCATGTGATGGCCCCAGCAACTCAAGTCAAACCTTAAGCATATGTGAAAGCTCAAAGAAACAAGTTGGAAATGGTAGGAGCTCAGAAAATGGCTGTAAATCTAAAG CGGATTTCCGAGAACGGATAATTGATAATCTGAAAGATGATCGGAAG AGGGGAGGCCTAGTTCGTTATGGATCTGTGACATCAGCTGGTTCTG TGGACAGGGCAGACCCAACGAAAAAGCGAAGAGTGGAGCGGTCAAGAAA GATGGCAGAggcaaaagaaaggaattcGACCCCAGCAATTCCATCTGACATGCAATCAGTCTTGAAGCGTTGTGAAACTCTTGAGAAGGAAGTTCGTTCACTCAAACTTAACCTGTCTTTCATGAACAG AAAGGACTCGGAGCAAACTAAGCAGATTGAAGAGCTTCAAAAGCAGAATGAGGAGTTGACAGATGAAAAGGAGCGCCTCTTGGAAGAGATTGAGAGGATCATTGCGGATTCAGGCAACATGTAA